TTTCGGCCTCCTGAAAGTGGTCGGGACGACTGGATTCGAACCAGCGACCCCCTGAACCCCATTCAGGTGCGCTACCAGACTGCGCCACGTCCCGAAGGTTTTTATTATACCCAAAGTGTTTCTGGAAAAACAAAGCCCCGGCCGGGGGGCCGGGGCTTCGAAGAAGTTTTTCGGCCGGGTTTTTCTTAGTACATGTCCTCCATGCCGTGGCCGTGGCCGGGTCCGCCCGGGCCGACGCCTTTCTTTTCCTCCTCCTTGAGCTCGTAGACCGAGGCCTCGGTCGTGAGAAGGAGCGAGGCTATGGAGGTGGCATTTTGAAGGGCGTGGAGGACGACCTTCGTGGGATCCACGACGCCCGCCTTGGCGAGGTCCTCGAATTTCTCCGTCTGGGCGTTGAAGCCGAAGGCGCCATCCTTGGCACGCACCTCGTTCACCACGACGGCGCCCTCGGTGCCGGCGTTCTGGGCGATGAGCCTCATGGGCTCCTCGAGGGCGCGGCGCACGATGGAAATGCCCATGGCCACGTCTTCGCTATCGTCCTTCAGCTTTTCGAGCGTTCTTGCGGCGCGGATGAGGGGGACGCCGCCGCCGGGCACGATGCCTTCCTCGACGGCCGCCTGGGTCGCGTGCATGGCGTCCTCGACGCGCGCCTTCTTCTCCTTCATCTCGGTCTCGGTCGCGGCGCCCACCTTGACGACCGCCACGCCGCCCACGAGCTTCGCGAGCCGCTCCTGCAGCTTCTCGCGGTCGTACTCCGAGGTGGTCTCCTCGATCTGCGTGCGGATTTGCTGGACGCGCCCCTCGATGGACTTGCTTTTGCCCCTGCCCTCGATGATGGTGGTGTTTTCCTTGTCGATTACCACCTTCTTGGCCTGGCCGAGGTCCTCGACTTTGACGTTTTCGAGCTTGACGCCCAGATCCTCCGATATGAGGCGCCCGCCCGTGAGCGTGGCGATGTCCTCCAGCATGGCCTTGCGCCGGTCGCCGAAGCCGGGGGCCTTGACCGCCGAGCAGGACAGGGTGCCGCGGATCTTGTTCACGACGAGCGTGGCAAGCGCCTCGCCTTCGACTTCCTCGGAGATAATCAGGATGGGGCGTCCCTTCTGCGAGGATTTTTCCAGAAGCGGCAGCAGGTCGCGCATCGAGGTGATTTTCTTCTCGAAAAGGAGGATGTAGGGATCCTCGAGCACGCACTCCATCCGCTCGGCGTCCGTGACAAAATAGGGCGAGAGGTAGCCGCGGTCGAACTGCATGCCCTCGACCCCCTCGAGGGTCGTCTCGAGGCCCTTGGCCTCCTCGACCTGGATAACGCCCTCTTTGCCCACCTTGTCCATCGCCTTGGAGATGATCTCGCCGATCGACTCGTCGCCGTTCGCCGAGATGGTGCCGACGCGCTTGATGTCGTCGCGGCCTTCCACCTTCTTGGAAAGCTTCTTGATGGCATCGACGGCCTTCAAAACGGCATGGTCGATACCTTTCTTGAGCTCCATCGGATTGGCGCCCGAGGCGACCATCTTGATGCCTTCGCGGAAGACGGCCTGCGCGAGCACGGTGGCCGTAGTCGTGCCGTCGCCGGCGACGTCGCTCGTCTTGGACGCAACCTCGCGCACCATCTGCGCGCCCATGTTCTCTAGCGGATCCTTCAGTTCGATTTCCTTGGCCACCGTGACGCCGTCCTTCGTCACCACGGGTGAGCCGAAGGACTTGTGCAACACGACGTTGCGGCCCTTCGGGCCCAGTGTGACCTTCACGGCGTCGGCCAAGCGGTTCACGCCGCGCATCAGCGTCTGACGCGCTTCGGCGCTATAGGCAATTTGTTTCGCTGGCATAGCTCGTTATCTCCTTTCTCTAATGCGAGGTAATTACTTTTCTATGATCCCCAGAATATCCTCTTCGCGGATGACGCGGTGCTCGACGCCGTCGAGCCTGAATTCGCTTCCGGCGTACTTGGCGAGAAGGACTTTGTCGTTTTTTTTCACCGCAAGCTTGATGCGCTTGCCGTCGTCCGTGAGGCGGCCTTCGCCCGTAGCCAGAACCACCCCTTCGAGGATGGAACTGTCGCGGGCGCTCTCGGGAATGTATAGACCGCTTTTGGTGGTTTCTTCAGGGTCCTGGACTTTGACCAGGATCCGGTCGTGAATTGGCTTTACTTTCATACGTGGGCCTCCGTAATTTGTTTTGTTTTCAAGGTTAATTTAGTATTGTGCGCTATATATACTCATTTATTATGC
The DNA window shown above is from Acidobacteriota bacterium and carries:
- the groL gene encoding chaperonin GroEL (60 kDa chaperone family; promotes refolding of misfolded polypeptides especially under stressful conditions; forms two stacked rings of heptamers to form a barrel-shaped 14mer; ends can be capped by GroES; misfolded proteins enter the barrel where they are refolded when GroES binds), translated to MPAKQIAYSAEARQTLMRGVNRLADAVKVTLGPKGRNVVLHKSFGSPVVTKDGVTVAKEIELKDPLENMGAQMVREVASKTSDVAGDGTTTATVLAQAVFREGIKMVASGANPMELKKGIDHAVLKAVDAIKKLSKKVEGRDDIKRVGTISANGDESIGEIISKAMDKVGKEGVIQVEEAKGLETTLEGVEGMQFDRGYLSPYFVTDAERMECVLEDPYILLFEKKITSMRDLLPLLEKSSQKGRPILIISEEVEGEALATLVVNKIRGTLSCSAVKAPGFGDRRKAMLEDIATLTGGRLISEDLGVKLENVKVEDLGQAKKVVIDKENTTIIEGRGKSKSIEGRVQQIRTQIEETTSEYDREKLQERLAKLVGGVAVVKVGAATETEMKEKKARVEDAMHATQAAVEEGIVPGGGVPLIRAARTLEKLKDDSEDVAMGISIVRRALEEPMRLIAQNAGTEGAVVVNEVRAKDGAFGFNAQTEKFEDLAKAGVVDPTKVVLHALQNATSIASLLLTTEASVYELKEEEKKGVGPGGPGHGHGMEDMY
- a CDS encoding co-chaperone GroES, with translation MKVKPIHDRILVKVQDPEETTKSGLYIPESARDSSILEGVVLATGEGRLTDDGKRIKLAVKKNDKVLLAKYAGSEFRLDGVEHRVIREEDILGIIEK